CCGGTTATTCCCctcaaagtaaaaacaaatgttaggACACTGGTAAATGAGATCTAAGTTGGGATGGTGTTGGCTGTGAAAGATCTCAGACCACCTCGGGTTCCTTCAGTTCTTGAGAGACTTATCTTAATAAAGCTTGATACGAACCGAGATTGAGCTCCGGCAAATGGGACACACATGGAGGTCTTCCCCACATCCAGCGCAAGTCTGATgagcaaaataagaaaaacaaaggaaagttAACGATTTTGATTCAAGTGCGATGCTTAGGTAACTCGGGAGTGGAAATGCACCTGATGACCACAATTGAAAGCCATGTTCTTTGCACTCACTAGACATACGGGGCAAAACTGTTGCTGTTTATCCAACAAAAAGATGTGACGAGCAGCAAAAGATTATCAATgcattgttgtttctttctttgtaaatCATACCTGGCTCTCGTTATGAGTAGTTGAAGGTGGTGTAGAGGAAACACCATTATCAtatggtttgttttgaaaactGGTTGATCGGGAAGTTCTTGGGCTGTTGCGCATAGATTGAGTAGCATAAGTTGGTGGTGGAAGCGCAATCCTGTCTGGACAATGTCCGGTTCTTTGTCTGCAAATTCGAAACAAGGAACGAAATTGGCGGTTATTGAGATCAATTCATAAATGCTGCAGTGATGAACTCAAATATCTGAATTTACTTACCCAAGTAAGCCTAGTTCGAGGGTGGCTTTATACTGAGACGGGATCTCCATCAAGGCAGAAAGCGCGAATTCTGCCTCTTTTCTTGCTGGATCAATGTTCTTTGACATTATATCCGTGAAATTCACAAACTGAAAGGATTCAAATAGACAACAAAAACCTTTGAAATTGATACATTTGCCAGGAAAAAGACAAGGGATCTATCTACACTATTGTAGAAACATGTTGATATTATTACCTGGAAATTGTCAAAGGCACGAGCGGGGATGTTGTCATCAAACTGTCTCATGGTGTCCCAGGGACCATCTCCAACACCAACAAGAACTATAGACAAAGGATATTCACTGCAACAGAATCCACCACAAGTTAGAGAGACACAGTTTGAAATTGGATTTTCGTCAAAGGAAATAGTATTTATTACCTTGCTCTAACAATGGCATCAATAGTCTGCTGCTCTTGTGGACTGAATCCACCGTTATCTGTATCAACACTTCTTGTCACCTGTCATAGTTAAAAGCTCCAATGGTAACTATACAGTACACAAATGTCTGGGAATGATTATAACTAAACACAAATAGATACAAGAAATACTTTCTCTAGTCGAATTAGGTTCCAATCTTTACCTGTCCATCAGCGATAATGAGAAGAACATGGTACTGGCCACCACTTTCTTCCACAATTGTCATGGCCCTTTCGATGATAGGTGCAAAAGATGTCGGACCTGTAAGAGAAGCAGCAAACTATAAGGAAAAAGTACAGCAAGATTCAGAAGACATGCAGAAGAAAAGGGATTATTCATCTCACTCAACCTGAGAGACGAAGCTGGGGAACAATCTCTCTGTAACACATGAGAACTTCTTCAAACCCGTTACAATATGTATCATTGGGATTGAAACTGAAGACATCCTGATCATGAGTTGTAGCTGCATAGTCAAAGAGAAACCAACCTTAAAATCTATTCTAGACAGGAACTTAACAGCTACATAAAAACAATCAGGGTTTGTACCATCTCCAAATCCATAACAGGGGATCAAATTATCCTCATCAAAAACCGATAAAGTCTTTCCAATGATGGAAATAGCTTGTTGATAAGGGTTTGGAGTAGTTCCAATGAAATGCAGACTCTTCCTACCAAATGATCTCGCCCCTAAATCAAATCACCCAAGTCAGCTTCCAGGTCAAAGAAACATATACTAAAACATTGAGATAAATTCTCTAACCTGTCCACTCGTTGCTCTTGGTGACATCTATACCAACAATGAGATTCGAGGACTCCAAACCGGCATGTGAAAGAGCAGCGGTaacctaaaagaaaagaaatatcaacaaaacaccAATAGAGAGATTCACAAACCGACACAACGACCTaagagacaaacaaacaaaaacaagagtgATCATCAAACCTCATCAATGGAACGGTAGTTATCAGCAATCCGTGAATACTTCCTCTCAAGATTCTTCGGTGTTTGTCTCCCAGAATTATAGGATGAAACAGGAGACGCAGATGGATGGTTTGGTGTCTGATAATAGCTGCTCTGGTCCCAAGCAGACGAATAAGATGAGCTCCCAGACACACTACGTTCATACCTACGACCACTTCCACCTCCTCTAGGTGACTCTTTAGAGCTACTTCCTCCCATCCAAGAcaaccaaacccaaaacaagataaacaaaacaatcgcCTGCAACACTTCAAGCATATGTCAAAAAATCAGATTAAGCCAACAACAAAGTTCCCttcttatcaaaatcaaacacgcatatataaatatgagaGAGCTTATTGACTCTGAAACAGATccaaagtttggattttttcaTCAAAGTCTTCACCTTTTACATTGTTTAAACACGTTTGACTCGGTAAATTTCACATTCATTGCctaataaactaatatatatcaGTAAGTCGCTTTCAGGAGGATTATAGCATCGCCGTGAAATACAAGGAAATTCTCAAAGTTTTTCCGGCGAGAAATGATAAATTAAGGGAAGACCCAATTCGGAAAATTACAGGAAACAAGGGCTTTACGAGTTGACTGGTTCAAACTAATTGAGAGAgtcacagagagagagagacgttACCTGTAATCGAATCAGCCCAAGGATCTCTTGtgaagttgatttttttaattcaccAATTGTGACGTTTATATACGTATccatttcacaaaaacaaaacaaaaaataagggAAGTAAActtatagtaattaaaattttagtttgataattaaatttttgggGGATCATAtaccataagaaaaaaattaaaataaaattttacaattacAATCTATGCATATTTTTATCCTACCAAAAAAATCTATGCATATTTTTATacttaatttattaattttataaatatatattttttaaataaattaagatttcTTGAAGATATGGAAAAACGAAATTGAAATATACAgtagaaatattattttatttcttacatgattttcaataatttatttatatttattattttcttgcaaaagataaattatcacattttcctttgtttttgttaaaattttatcttcCCCTGCATAAAAGATTTGACTAAATGCTAGATACAGTtcaatatattactattaagtTATATACTATCATCCAACAAGAAAAGTTGAACAGCAACTCCACAACCAAATAACCCAAGCTATGAACCTTAAGAAATTTAGACATGAAAAGTTGATAAACActtatatctttattttattgttaaacaTATAATGATATAAATCAATACAATGTGTTAACTTCTCATTATATGTTATTTAACACATTGTATTGTCACCACatatctctgttttcttaGTTACGTTTTTTTGAGTTAATGATAACATCATAGATGTAAATGTTAAGTAGAAACAGTGTGTGACAGAGCATGATACAAAAAGtgttttatttcaatattttacttttcttaaaGTTCACATTTTTATTCTATAACACACAATACATAGATAGAGGCACAAAGACTTGCAAGCACAAACGAAAGAAGAGGGAGAGATAACAAAgatataagagaagaaaaacacaccgaactacagaagaagaattttgttAATCTCGAACCCATTTCGGTTCTTTGATCACGATAAGTGGATTTACGCTTTCATCAAAGATGCAGTTAGATTTTTGCCTAAAACCGCGTAAACCGAGCTCCATCCTGCCTGAGTAGGGTGAAGTACATCCCAGAAGAAAGTAGACTTAGGATCATCGCATAAGGTATAGTTCTTCTGACCTTTCTCGTCCACAACCCCACAAACACCTCCTCAACATTCTTTCAACGGAGTTTTAAACCGCGTACTCCCTACATTTCCATAACCAATCACACAATATATAAAAGCCTTGAAAATATGGATTTCAAGAATGttgtgttttactttttcttaactGGAGTCTCTCCATTGTTCTTGAAAACGGTCAAGAAGGCGTTGTAGTAATCAATGAACATGAAAGTCGAATCCTTGGTCTCTTTGTTGAGCGTGGCCAGTAGTGTCTTCAACTTGTTGTTGTGATAGATCACTAGCCCGTTTACAGCTATAATGCAATCCTTGACTGTGGAGCCTTTGGAGATGAAGGGGATAGTTAAATAATGTTATTTGGAATTTTCCATATACATAATGGAATCTTCTTAGTTTATTATCTACTATTTTAAGTGATCTAAATTCTAAACACATTTCTATAGTGGGAAGTATACGAAACGAATTATTTAAGATATTTAATGGAAAAAAGTTTtagaaacaagtaaaaaattggttttggtCAGTACACTCAAGTGTAGCCGTAAGCTATGACGACGAAATGAAAACAACTTTAAATTATTTCCCAAGCCTCTTTCCGACAGTATGGGGCTCTAAAAGTATATCACTAATTCAGTAGTCGAATCGAATATGCCTTTGTTCTTTCCCTTTTAAATccataatttatttctaaaataataaaaaggagaTTGTCACTGGAGAAGCCGCCTCAAATGATGTCCATATCGCATCATAACATTTAACGTCACacgataaaacaaaacatttcgtattttgttttgcaatcTATTTAGTAATTGCATTATTAGTAGTGGCCTATCTCTTTTGAAGTTGAAAGTCTCTAGTTGACTTGGTCGTATTTGTATCATTGTCACATATAAGTGAAAATTAAGATGGACATTTCCGATATTATTAGCTAAATTAAAtcattctaattttttttaccagaTATTCAAAATTCCAACTCATTTAGAGTTTCACGTTGGCATCCAAGTACTTGGATTAGCTTTCGACTAAACAAGAAATTTTACGTTTTTGCATAGAttataaaattagtttgaaaatttggttCAAAAATTTCCTGATTAAAAGAATATAACGAAGCATTTTATAATGatgacaatgattcataatttttgtaagtgcTTCAGTTGCTACCTAACTCAAAGTCGCAACTTATATTCTAAcagtttcatcattttaattttctaaaaaaaaaaaaaaatcaaagaccaaaaaattctaaattaaaCCTATAATAGTTtcctttaaccaaaaaaaaaaaacctatacTAGTTTCAAGGCTCGTAGAGGAAGTTAGATTACTTACCATTTAAAAATctacaatttaaatatataatttttttaaagtattttataaaataacattacaagatagatctttttttttttggtaaaaaataagatagattatatatagatagatcaataaacataaaaatagttttggCGCGTTATAGAAAGGCTCTATGCATCTAATCACTATCCTCTCTCCGTCGCGTAGTTCAAGGAGTTCTCCTTTGATTATCCTTaaatatctctcttctctcgttTTCTTCTACCTCCTCCTCCCATTTCTTTTCATTGCCCTTGTTACGGAACATGAACACTTCATCGTCCTTCAAGGCCCTTGCTTCTCCTCCTTTGATTTCTACCTCTagaccaacaacaaaatctttcCCAAACCCAAGATTCACTTCAAGATTCTCTCCTAAACCCATTACATGCATGCGCGATTCTCTTAATCTTGGCTCGAATCCAAAAGCTCCAAGCCCTTTTTCTTTGGCAACGGTTTCGGTTGATGCTCCTTTGGGAACAAAAACCTCCGACAAGCTTCGCATCCTCGTATCCGAGTTCCGGTCCTTAACCGAACCTATCGACCGTGTAAAACGTCTCTTAAACTACGCAGCAACTCTAGCCCCGCTCGATGAGTCGGCTCGCATCTCCGAGAACCGAGTCACGGGATGTACGACTCAAGTGTGGTTAGAGATAAAGATGGATGAGTTTGGGAGGATGAGGTTTAAAGCAGACAGTGATTCGGAGATCTCGAAagggttttgttcttgtcttaTCTGGATCCTAGACGGTGCTAAGCCAGAGGAAGTGATGGGCGTGAGAAGCGAGGACTTGTCGGAGATGAACGTTGGGGTTCACGGCAAGGAACAGTCAAGGGTTAACACGTGGCACAACGTGTTGATGAGTATGCAGAAACGGACCATGACTCTAGTTGCTACTGACGTGGCGCATCAAAGAGGACAAAGACCACCGCACCAACATGATCTCTTATTTAAATACGTTAATGGAAGTTACATGGAATCTTCTAAGGTTCATGATTATTCCATTTCGTTGCTTCCTTTgtattatgattttattatatgaatGTGTTTTTGGTGTGCTTTAGAATATTGTAACGCCTAATTTTGAACATAAATTCAAagtttgtgttcttttgtatcttgcaaaatcaaagttttgaggATAAGTTAAACACCATGATGTTAGCAAGAATTATTAGGACTGGTCCAATGTTTTCGGATACAGTGCCCCAAATCTAGAAAATTGGGTTCTTTTATACATTATccagattttctttcttatcaaGAATTTtcactataatttttttttaactttttttttgttaaaaaagtCCACCAATAGTAATTAGTAAATACTAAAATGTCTTCGGATAGTGTCATACTGTCAAATAACTATAAATATTGACAAAGATCTAATAATCCGATTTTAAATTTGGAgatcttaatatataattttacttgttttgtttttgtcgtAGGCCGAGTCTAAAACCATATACCATCTAGTAAGTTAAATATACCAAAAAGTCTGTTCAGTTTTGAAATTAGTCGGATGTTTAAGCAAATTCGAATACTCGATgttaaatctaaaaaaaaaaaaattgtttaggtCTTTAAACATAAAATGGAAACGAGCTAATTCTAAATTAAAGCAATATCTTCCTTACGTGAAGTCTTATGTAAGAAGATTTTTAGTCGTTGGCTGATCATAACCGTCTATATTGCTAAAGTCAAGAACACCAACCCCCCCCCCATCGAATTTCTTAATCTTCAAGGATATTTGGTATTTcgattttctttcatttaagTATCACTAGCACTATGTGATGAGTTTAGATTATAACAATGAAAATGATTGCGGGACCAGAGATGGgcctcacaagtcacaactcACAAAAAGTGATCAatgtgatttatatatttattaatttataaaagtaataTTTGAGTTTAAATATCAATTCAGAACTggaaaatttttaatttaacaaaatgttaaTTTCTGGAGGTTCAAACgtatttttaaataatgtttgtattaagtattaaaataacattaatttacagcatatcttttaatttggtattggatttaagaaaatatacaaatatcaattacttatataatttttcattggttaaaaacaaatatgacaTCATCTATATATGGTAATTTTAGtgttccaacaaaaaaaaaaagacttccATCTATATATGGTGAGTTGGTGTAACCGCTGAGGCGCTGACCACAAGGTCCACAACAATCAGTTCTAAAATAGGCTGGGTCCACAAgcaattatttttcaaaaaggttatatttttttcattttctttctcctaTATCGAATAGGTGAAAGAAGGAATTCccaaaaaatttcttatatatagttAAGTTTCTAAGTAAATATGTCAAGCCAATGTAAGATATTATTGTGTATAATACGAGTTAAATAACTTTCATGAAtactcaaattttgattatattattgtGTAAATAAGAGTTTAGATATTggtaaataactaaatatcaAATAAGGAGGTGAAAGGTTAACATTTAGCACCTAGGCGgcatttttgtttgggtttttaaCAAActagaaaaactaaatttgttgatttttaatGCTGTCACAATGAGGAGATGAGATACAAAAAGTATATGTTTAAGTTcaataataaatttacaacttttattaattacaaattatCGTAATATGTCACAATGATTTTTAATGCTGTCACAATGAGGTAAtacattattttcattatacaTATCgacttttattaattacaaattatCGTACACATAAGTACATAACTTAATGTACGCATTACGGATATGCATTCAAAATCtcttagtttagttttttttttttttttttttttttttttttttttgggtaaacaTGTGAAGATTTCATAccaattttcagttttttacAGAATACAGAGGCTTAAACAAAGAAGACAGAAGACCAAAATCTACAAACGTACGACATAACAAAAGAACACTGCAAAACaagagtaaaacaaaagaagtagCATAAGTTGGAGTAAGAGGAATCCCAATTCAATCAGAAATGCCGCGAGTCTTCCGCACCCGAGAGAACGCCCAAATACTCTGACGATGCGGGCATACAGCTTTTCCAAACGCAAAGATCATCTTTCACTTGCAAGAACAAGTTATTATCAAACACATCTTATAtctgtatttatttatattatataataaagagtTTAAGGCAATACATTATATTAactaaatatcaatttttgttaaattacaaataaaccaaaaaacgGTTACGAAATAGTGTGAAtctcttaattataaaaagacaaaagaaaatattttcgAATTTAAGTTCAGAATAtcttaattataagaaaacaaaaggaaataCATTTGGATTTCTGTTCAGAATCtcataattataaaaagacaaaaacgaAATCCTTTGACTAATAAATAGATAGACCTATTATCCTATATAACGCATTGACTAATAAATACATcgaaatattctttttttcttcctccaatttgaatgtttgtaacaactttctatatttttgaCTGCGCCAAAACCCTAGTGCATCTTATCTATTTATACTTTTACCAATTCACTGTTGCCACTCACACTATTTCGTAGTCATTGTAGCTCTCTTGTGACAACAATATGACTAATAAACTTCGCTCAGAAGAAACAATCACGtccctttcttctttcatGGCTAGTACACTTAGCATTGCGTCACCCTCTCCTTGTTCTATTCCATTGTCGGTCACAAAGGTCTCGCctttaaagagaaagagacctACCCACTTAAATATCCCTGACCTCAATCCTCAACAACCGATTTCAACTGATTACTTCCGTTTCAGAGAGGGTGACGCAAAGGTCTCGCctttaaagagaaagagacctGCCCACCTAAATATCCCTGACCTCAATCCTCAACAACCGATTCGAACTGATTACTTCAGTTTCACAGACTTTGCTCACCAAAACGGCACCGTAAGCTTCGGTGGCAATGGTTTTGGTGTCGTCTCCAGAAACGGTAAGAAGAAGTTTATGGAAGATACTCACAGAATTGTTCCTTGTTTGGTTGGTAACTCCAAAAAggtatctttttttcttcctcttcattgAATTAATAGGTTTGAGATCTTAAGTGTGTTTTGTGGTTGATGGGTTTGGGATTGATTTTTGTAGAGTTTCTTTGGAGTTTATGATGGTCATGGAGGTGCTAAAGCTGCAGAATTTGTGGCTGAGAATTTGCACAAATATGTTGTTGAGATGATGGAGAATTGTAAGGGGAAGGAGGAGAAAGTTGAAGCCTTTAAGGCTGCTTTTTTGAGGACTGATCGTGATTTCCTAGAAAAGGTAATAAAGGAACAATCTTTGAAGGTTACTTGTAAGAAAGATTACAATCTATTTTGAACTTACTGGTTGCATAAAAATATTAGGGTGTTGTGAGTGGTGCTTGCTGTGTTACTGCTGTGATACAAGATCAGGAGATGATTGTATCAAATTTGGGAGATTGTAGAGCTGTCCTGTGTAGAGCAGGTGTTGCTGAGGCTCTTACTGATGATCACAAACCAGGAAGGGATGATGAAAAGGAAAGAATTGAGAGTCAGGTAATGTTGTCAAGTGTCAAGAAGTTTGTATTTTTGCTGATTGTGTGTTGAGAGAGTAGAGTTTGATACCTTTCATGACATTTGGTTTACAGGGAGGTTATGTCGATAATCATCAAGGGGCTTGGCGAGTTCAGGGAATACTTGCGGTTTCCAGAAGCATTGGAGATGCACACTTAAAGAAGTGGGTGGTTGCTGAACCTGAGACGAGAGTACTAGAACTGGAACAAGATATGGAGTTTCTTGTCTTAGCTTCTGATGGACTTTGGGATGTGGTTAGCAATCAAGAAGCTGTTTATACCGTGTTGCATGTTCTAGCTCAGAGAAAGACGCCTAAAGAAAGTGAGGAGGAGAACTTGGTTCAGGGCTTTGTCAATATGAGCCCATCTTCGAAACTTCGTCGAGCTTCACTGGTCAAGTCTCCCAGATGTGCTAAATCCCAAAGTTACTACTACAACTCAGAGAATGAATCACCCTCACTCAACCGTGAAATAGGGAGTTCACCTTCAAAGTCACCGATAACACCGTGGAAGTCTCTTTGGGCCAAAGCGGCTTGCAAAGAGCTTGCGAACCTGGCTGCAAAAAGAGGCAGTATGGATGATATCACAGTGGTGATAATTGATCTCAACCATTACAAAGGCTGAAAACTCttaacaaatatgtttgtATTCTATATAAGTATCATATCTCTCTGAGACTCTAGTGGTTATGTAGATTCTTGttcataatatataatggACTAATCTCACCATAAATCTTATTGCGTTCTTACTAAATTCATATCAGTGACTTACATTTGTTTCCTGTCTAAGAAATCATAGAAACAAACtcataaaaagaagaaaagcttgtttcttcttgttgtcaCTGCCTTTTACAGGCCTTGCTTAACCCTGGAGCAATCTTATCGAAAATGAATTTGTTAGCAGCCTGCGTGAAGTGTACACCGTCCCACACAACAGCCTTATCAGGCTCATCGCACGGCTTTCCAATGTAAACCTCTTTACCTTTcacaatcttcttcatcccACATCCGATACCCTTGTTGTAGTTATACTTCCCTCCATGTCCACAACACGAAACCAACGATCCCTTAAACCCGTGACCCTGAGCGTGAACAAACAACTCATGCTTGAGAGAGTAGACATCTACATAAGTGATGGCTGCTTCAGATAGAGAACTTCTTAGCTCGATCACAGCTTGTTTCAAAGCGTGATTGAATTGTTGAGCTAAGTGGTTCAAAGGAGAAACACATCCATGTGAATCAAAGTCTGATGCTTTATTCGGAAACCGTTCAATCACATAAGCTAAACAACCAATAGGTCCAGTGTTATGAATCCAGAAGTATCTCCCTCCTTGTCCATAAATATTCTatcaccaaaagaaaaaacacatttttatgatttccctttaaacaaaatcagagTCAGAAACAGAGAGACCAACCTTGATAGCATTCATGAACTGACTTATGATCTCAGGAACTTCGGTTTCAACTTGTTCTACGGTTTTATTAGCGAAGTAACCTGCTGTGAGATCGTTCTGACCAATGTCAAAAGTGTACAAAGCTTTTGAGAAGCTGTCGGATTCAGGCAACATTGTCTTGTAGACTCCTCCACGACTACGAACAGTTTGAGATCTGTTGTGGAAGTTATAGAATTGTACGAACTGTACATCGAGTGAAAATGGGCTGAATCCACTTTGACGTAGAGTAGAGTTAAGAGCTCTTATCGGAGATCCCGCGGTAGCGAAGTTAGCGCCGTGGCTGAAGTTTGAACCAACGGAGTCTAGAAACGCGCTTAGATATGGTAATCCAAGACTCTCCGCTATGTTCAAAACAGAAGCAAAatcagcaaaaacaaaaaacgcaAACGTTTTGGATAGGGAAGAGTTAGTGTACCTATGAAGTCAATGACGAGGCGACCATCGCAGTATCGTCCCGCGGGTGAGCCGAAGAAGGAAGAGCCGTGAGGAGGACCAGCTTGGCCAAAAGCAGCGGAGAGACCGCCGGTATCGGAGTTAGAGTCACCAAAGTTAAAGATTGCTGGGAAATGGCATTGATGGGCATGTGTTGATGGTGATAgtgaagaaagcaaagagagagcaaacaaagaagatagGATTGGATTCATTGGTAAAGCTAAAGATGTAAAGAGACCAAAACTCAATCACGGGACTTTTATCctcaaaagaagagaaacgtTACCCCtaccagaaaaagaaagaaggttggcaaaacacaaaaatcagAGATTTGtgatatgtttttattgaGATAGGGTTAGTTATAAATCAATACATTTTGAATATGTTTACGAAAATACTTGTAAGTTTACCATCATACAAAtatgctttctttctttggaggattctcttcttatttctttctttttaagtttatatGGTAGCTTtccattttcatattttattttattttcgttgTAGATatctagtttttttaatttgttgtcTCTATTTTCTATCacgttttttttctcaaatcttcttttatctttttttgcaTGAGTTGTCGTGTATACACTCTCACGATTATCGCAACATTAATGAAACAGGGTTGTGAGATTGTTGTGTGGTTTCGTTCGTAGAGATGATTGTTTGGATTCCAAAATGGTTGAAACATGCTTGTTTGGATTTGTTCAACTGGTTGAAAAGGGCTTTGCTTCGTTTGATTGGCTATGGCTacataaatatgattaataGTAAGCTCACTGATTGACCATCTAACATTTTCTTGGCCTCTTTTAGCTATGGGGAACAACATAgtgttttcttactttaatAGATGTGTTACCATTCTACAAGTTTGGAAGAACGTGTGTTTAAACATTAGtagaaacatgaaaatttaagaaaaataccCCTAGTTGTTAATAGAAATGTATTGTTAATGCcctactaatatttttttcccaGTGAATTCTGTTCACCAGTCATCACAACTTTCGAAGTGATGCTTAACATAAATTATCGAAACTTTGTGAAAATGTTTAAACGTCGTAAAAACtttacaataatttaaaaacaactGAATGTTCTTCTTAGAGGTTAATGTATCAGATGGCAAAACGTCGCCGTTTTACATTCCTCTCATCTGAAACTGTTACAAGTCTGTTAATACGGTGCCGTTTAATTGTAGTTgtttt
This sequence is a window from Arabidopsis thaliana chromosome 1 sequence. Protein-coding genes within it:
- the FXG1 gene encoding alpha-fucosidase 1 (alpha-fucosidase 1 (FXG1); FUNCTIONS IN: alpha-L-fucosidase activity, carboxylesterase activity; INVOLVED IN: lipid metabolic process; LOCATED IN: plant-type cell wall; EXPRESSED IN: 25 plant structures; EXPRESSED DURING: 13 growth stages; CONTAINS InterPro DOMAIN/s: Lipase, GDSL (InterPro:IPR001087); BEST Arabidopsis thaliana protein match is: GDSL-like Lipase/Acylhydrolase superfamily protein (TAIR:AT3G26430.1); Has 3145 Blast hits to 3097 proteins in 87 species: Archae - 0; Bacteria - 62; Metazoa - 0; Fungi - 3; Plants - 3080; Viruses - 0; Other Eukaryotes - 0 (source: NCBI BLink).), which gives rise to MNPILSSLFALSLLSSLSPSTHAHQCHFPAIFNFGDSNSDTGGLSAAFGQAGPPHGSSFFGSPAGRYCDGRLVIDFIAESLGLPYLSAFLDSVGSNFSHGANFATAGSPIRALNSTLRQSGFSPFSLDVQFVQFYNFHNRSQTVRSRGGVYKTMLPESDSFSKALYTFDIGQNDLTAGYFANKTVEQVETEVPEIISQFMNAIKNIYGQGGRYFWIHNTGPIGCLAYVIERFPNKASDFDSHGCVSPLNHLAQQFNHALKQAVIELRSSLSEAAITYVDVYSLKHELFVHAQGHGFKGSLVSCCGHGGKYNYNKGIGCGMKKIVKGKEVYIGKPCDEPDKAVVWDGVHFTQAANKFIFDKIAPGLSKACKRQ